In the Corynebacterium anserum genome, GCAGGTCCGGGACAGATCGATGTGGGCGTGGATGCGTGGCACCTAGCTCCAGTCCGTCAAGAGACACTAGAGGAAGTATTGTTCTCCTCCTCGCTCTAGCGGTGTATCTTAATTCACGTCGCAGTGAACTGATCTTCGTGGCCAGAGCGCGAAGCGTACTGAGACATGTTGAGGTTGAGCATACTGCCACGAAGGACGGGTCGGGTATCGCAGCGAGCAACGAAGCTGCTGTGATCTCTCGACGGCCGACGTCTTGGACGACCGACACGCTGATTGAAGCGTCATATGTGATCGATCGATCTGTCGAGGCGTCTCGTGTAATTGGTCGATCGTGAAACCTGAACCACCGATGTACTGATACCGGAAAGGTAGAGCGCAGCTATGACCATGCCACGTGGAAAAGAGGCACCAGCCAGTCACGGCAAGCCAGCGATTGTTTCCATCCTCGTGGCCACTGGTCTTATCGGAAGTTTCATCGGTTCGATTACACTCGCGAAACCTGAGCAACACAACATTGCTATGGCTGCGCCGTATTCATCAGATGCTTCACCAGGGCAAGGAACTGGTCGTGCAACAGGCACACCACACACTAAGCCCACATCTCGTTCTTCCTCTGGAGACGCGTCATACAAGACATCACCGGAAGCCAGTCACGATGGCACAGCGCTGTTTGTCGGGTCGGAACAGCCGGGAGGGGAGGAAGTGGCGTCGCCAAAAAAGATCACGGGAATGGAAGAACTCTCCACGATCCCGTCCCGAACCTCGATGGCGGTCATTACCGATCACGGGGAACTTAAAACGGACAATGCGGCGGAACCTCGTTCCGGTTTGTCTATTGTCAAACTTTACTTGGCGGACTACGCACTGACGCACACGAAAAACCCCAAGAAGAACGTCAAGGATGTGGCTCGGATGATCCGTTATTCCGACGATGACATCGCAAACAAACTAATAAAGAAATATCCCTATGCCATCGACGTCATCGCGCAGGAATACGGGCTGAGCAACACACGACAAGGAAAAACATGGGGGCAGTCGCTCACTTCCGCCACTGACGTAGCGAAATACCTCAATGCTGTGAAGAAAAAACGACCTCATTCACTCATCCTGGGATGGATGCGGGACGCAGCACCTATCGCTTCCGACGGAACGAGACAAGATTGGGGAACCGCGAATCTACCAGGGGTAACCGGTACAAAGTGGGGTTGGTCGGCATACGGAGACCCCATTGTCGCTTCTGCATCGATCGCGGATAACTACGTGGCGGTGGCCTTCACCGAAGGAGGTCCAACCGAGCAGAATATTGACGTCCGCAGCGTCATTCCATACCTGGAGTAGAAGCGCGCCTACCAGCGTAGGACGGTAGTACCTTCTGTACACGTCCTTCTGCGCCATATACGTCACTACCTCCCAATGACGCGCGCATACGCCCACAGTAATTGTCAGGTCTGTTGTCGGAGCTGACGATAAACTAATGGGCCAGATATAGAACCAGAGAGCAGAGCTGCGCTTTCCTAGGGCGGAGCATGTCCACTACGCTCAGTGGGCGGCCCACAAACTTTTCACTGAACTCAAGGGATAGTCTTCGGATGACACACAAGAACGGAAACGAAAATTCCTCGGAACCCACGCCTCACCACGACACACCTCCCTACGAGGGGAAAGGCGCGGATAACTACGGGATGGACGATGATGCCACCCAGGTTTTCACAAGGGTTTCTGGACAGAATTCCGAGACACAGGCTGCTGATAACCCGAAGGGGCCAAAGCCACCGGAATACCACCGTGCTGAGGAGTACGAACAGTACAATAACCAGGATTTTGGCAGTGGTGGATATGATTCAGGCTATGGCCAGCCTGGCTACGGCGACGGTTATGGCCAGCCTGGCTACGGCGACGGTTATGGCCAGCCAGGCTACGGCGACGGCTATGAACAACCCGGTTATGGGCATGATTCTTATAACCAAGACGGCCTGGACCAGACCTACGGGGATGCATACGCTTCGGGTTATGGGGCGCGAGGATACGGCGACAACACCGTTGCCAATGACGCTCCAGCGGGCTACGGCAGCAGGGCGGGATACCGTCAAGAATCAAAGAAAACTTCGGTGGGTAAGATACTTGCGATTCTGCTGCCTCTGTTGATCCTCGTCGCCATTGGTGTCGGTGTTTTCCTTATGGCTAGTGGTACGAAGGACAAGTCCCCCGATGACAAGTCCACGAGCTCGAGTACATCTTCTTCGGAGACCACCAGCTCAACGGAATCGACCACACCGAGCAAGTCTCTCGACCTCAATACCCTGCTGCCGTCGATTCCTCCTCTTCCCTCCATGACCGAGAAACCGTCACTGCCCAGTGAGATAGAGAATCTTCCGAGCGAACTTCCGCTGCCGGATCTCCCTTCGGTAGACCTCGGTTCTCTGCTCAACCGGCCACGTTGATGTGATACCTATCCGCCGCTATACAGAAACGACTAATTTTCTCACTCAGGACTATGACTACTGCCTCCACTACATCATCTTCGGTATCTTCCATGACTATTTCCCGTTGTCTCGCGGAAGCAATTGCCGACCGTCACACCACAACCTTCGGGCTGGTCGGTAACGGAAATATCCACATGATCAGCGAACTGGTGCGTATTGGCGGTGATTATGTAGGTATGCGGCATGAGGCGGGTACCGTCGCAGCTGCAGATGCCTATTACCGTGCCACGGGGACGATTGCTGTGGCATCTACCACCTACGGTCCTGGTTTCACTAACACCATCACCTCCTTGTCCGAGGCGAAAGAGGCACGTATTCCTTTAGTCTATGTGGCAGGTATGGAGCCCTTTGTCGACGGTCGTTTTCGTCGTCGCCCGATTGACATCGATACACCGGCTATCCTCTCTGCCCTCGACGTTCCGGTATATCTCGTGCAGCCGTCCAATACCCGTGGGACTATCGACGCCGCTTTTCGCCAAGCCGAGCAGATGCGCACGCCGGTGGTTTTGGCTGTTCCCCATAACTTGGTGGACGCCACCCTGGACTCTACCGAGAATGCTCATCTGCGCGCTGACCTGGGCTCTTGGTATGGTTCTCCCGGTGCACCATCTATGGATTCAGTGCGTGATGAATTCACAACCCAGATCATTGATTTAGAGGATTCCGATCCAATTGAGGGGTTGAGCGATGCTCATCGCAGTATCGCCCGCGGCTTAATTAAGCGCCTGCTCGGTGCTCAGCGTCCTCTCATAGTGTCTGGACGCGGTGTGGTGGAATCAGAAACGGGTGACTCCGTGAAGAAACTCGGAGACGAAGTGGGGGCATTGTTCGCTACGACTGCGATGGCGCGGCGAGTGGTGGGGGATGAGTGGAATCTTGGTATCTGTGGTGGATTTGCCCACCATGGCCGGCTGAGTACGTTCCGCCAAGCAGATGTGGTTCTGGTTTTAGGGGCTGGCTTGAACGCTTTGCAGACGCGCAAGGGCAGCATCTTTGGTGAAGGAGCTCATATCATCCGTGTGGACTGGGATCCCTCTGTGTACAACGCGCGGAAGCCATTCATCCCAGTTCACCGTCATGTCGATGCGCGTTTGGAAGAGCTTGTTCCCGCACTCCTGAGCGTGCTTGATGAATTCCGTGATGGAACCGAGTTAACGTCGAATAAAAAGACATGGCGGGAAACCATCGGGCAGATTCCGGAGCGGGAAAGTGAAGAGTTAGACCCAGGCTGCTTCGCGGAAACAGGAGTGGATGGGAAGCTGGATCCGCGCTATGTTCTACGCCGACTCAATGAAATGCTGCCCGAGGAGCGCAGCGTGGTCACTGACGGCGGGCACTTCCTTGGATGGGTGGGCAAATACCTGGATGTCCCCGACCCCCGATCCACCATCCTGGTCGGTGGTGCAGTGATGTCCATAGGTCTGGGTCTGCCGAGCGGAACTGGTGTGGCAGCAGCGCGTCCCGAGCGCTATACCGCGCTGCTGTCTGGCGATGGAGGCACACAAATGGCAGCAGCAGATCTCGGGCCATTCCTCAACCAGGTTCGTAACAGTAAGGCAGGCGGAGCGCTCATCGTATTTAACGATGCTGCTTACGGTGCTGAGATTCACCAATACGCTATTAAAGGACTCGATGAGCGCCCGATGTTGCTTGAAGACATGGACTTTGCATCCATGGGTGCACCATTTGGTGTGCAGGGATTGAGTGTCACGAGCCCGGAACAGTTGAAGCCCGGGGGAGAGGTGGAACAGTTCCTCGCTCAGCACGCAGGGGATGCGTGCATCCTTGATGTGAAGATCTCTCGCGTGCCCGTAGCGGACTTCCTTAAAGAATGATCGACCTTGACAAGCGGAAAAGACGCTGTGTGGACGTTTGACGTCGACGTGCGGACAACAGCCCGATGACGGAAGGCAGCTCGTAGAGTGTCAGGGCGACCCGTAGGATTTTGGGGGTCAACCGAACAAGAGTGCGAGGCGATAGCACTTAGCGGAATCAGAGACGAGGAGTCTCTCCCAGGCGTTCTCGCTCGGCCTTGATGACCTGGTGGATGAGTTGTGCTTCCGAGACGTCAAGGGCTTCTGGGTTGGAATCGGCGGTGACGGAGTCACGCGCGAAACGGTCAAACACCGCACGTTTATTAGCGAGCATGTCGACCAGACGTTCTTCCACTGAGTTCGGTGTGAGTAGGCGGTGAACTTCCACGGTGTTGATCTGGCCCATGCGGTGGGCCCGGGCGATAGCCTGTGCTTCCACGGCTGGGTTGAGCTGGGGTTCGATGAGAATGACTCGGTTGGCCGCCTGAATATTCAGCCCCTCGCTGGCTGCGGTGATCTGACAGACCAAAACGGCGCCGGCTTCTGCCGAACTAAAGGCATCCACTGCTTTCTGTCGCTCTTCGTGGTTGACACCGCCTGCGATTGGGCCGTATGCGCGGTCGTGGAGAACCATCATCAAGGTGTCTAACACAGACCGGAAATAGGTAAAGATGATGGTCTTACCAGCCTCGGCTCCGTCGCCGAGGATCTCCAGCACGCGTTCCATTTTTGCGGATTCTTTGCCGGAGAATGCCTGG is a window encoding:
- a CDS encoding thiamine pyrophosphate-binding protein — its product is MTISRCLAEAIADRHTTTFGLVGNGNIHMISELVRIGGDYVGMRHEAGTVAAADAYYRATGTIAVASTTYGPGFTNTITSLSEAKEARIPLVYVAGMEPFVDGRFRRRPIDIDTPAILSALDVPVYLVQPSNTRGTIDAAFRQAEQMRTPVVLAVPHNLVDATLDSTENAHLRADLGSWYGSPGAPSMDSVRDEFTTQIIDLEDSDPIEGLSDAHRSIARGLIKRLLGAQRPLIVSGRGVVESETGDSVKKLGDEVGALFATTAMARRVVGDEWNLGICGGFAHHGRLSTFRQADVVLVLGAGLNALQTRKGSIFGEGAHIIRVDWDPSVYNARKPFIPVHRHVDARLEELVPALLSVLDEFRDGTELTSNKKTWRETIGQIPERESEELDPGCFAETGVDGKLDPRYVLRRLNEMLPEERSVVTDGGHFLGWVGKYLDVPDPRSTILVGGAVMSIGLGLPSGTGVAAARPERYTALLSGDGGTQMAAADLGPFLNQVRNSKAGGALIVFNDAAYGAEIHQYAIKGLDERPMLLEDMDFASMGAPFGVQGLSVTSPEQLKPGGEVEQFLAQHAGDACILDVKISRVPVADFLKE